From the Acidobacteriota bacterium genome, one window contains:
- a CDS encoding STM4013/SEN3800 family hydrolase: MLNGNLLIGSHNVLFLTLDTLRYDVACQMLKTGQTPQLAALLPDGQWEARHTPGSFTYAAHQSFFAGFLPTPVTPGPHPRLFATAFAGSETITQNTFVFNTPDIVTGFASVGYHTICIGGVGFFNKLTPLGSVLPNLFAESYWDPSLGVTHPNSTRHQVKLACERLNQMAANQRIFLFVNISALHQPNFHYLPGAKTDSAASQGAALAYVDSQLPPLFSKLRQRGPVLVMICSDHGTAYGEDGFYGHRLGHPVVWTVPYAEFVLAGQTP, from the coding sequence ATGCTCAATGGGAATTTGTTGATTGGCTCACACAACGTGTTATTTCTCACGCTTGACACATTGCGTTATGACGTGGCCTGCCAGATGCTGAAAACGGGTCAAACTCCTCAACTTGCCGCGCTCTTACCGGATGGGCAATGGGAAGCACGCCATACGCCAGGCAGCTTTACCTATGCCGCCCATCAGTCATTTTTCGCTGGATTTCTGCCAACACCAGTTACGCCTGGCCCGCACCCACGGTTATTTGCCACCGCTTTTGCCGGAAGTGAAACAATTACCCAGAACACTTTTGTGTTCAATACTCCAGACATTGTGACCGGATTTGCCAGCGTGGGGTATCACACGATTTGTATTGGCGGGGTTGGTTTCTTTAACAAACTCACACCGCTGGGAAGTGTCTTGCCCAACCTCTTTGCTGAAAGCTACTGGGATCCATCGCTGGGGGTGACTCACCCAAACTCGACCCGCCATCAGGTAAAGCTGGCTTGTGAACGGCTCAATCAGATGGCAGCCAACCAGCGGATATTTCTGTTTGTCAACATTTCGGCACTCCATCAACCAAATTTTCATTATTTGCCAGGTGCCAAGACTGATTCAGCGGCCTCGCAAGGAGCGGCGTTGGCCTATGTTGACAGCCAGTTGCCACCGTTGTTTTCAAAACTCAGACAACGTGGTCCCGTCCTGGTGATGATCTGTTCCGATCACGGGACAGCTTACGGAGAAGATGGGTTTTACGGACATCGCCTCGGGCATCCAGTTGTCTGGACAGTTCCCTATGCGGAATTCGTACTGGCAGGTCAAACACCATGA
- a CDS encoding STM4011 family radical SAM protein, which yields MKLSILYRGPLSSCNYGCEYCPFAKVRESTAEHQADERALNRFVTWMARRTSDQLSVLFTPWGEALTHKRYQSAFIQLSHLPHIEKVAIQTNLSCSLQWIKHCDVTRLGVWATFHPSEVSRARFVAKCWELEKHRVRFSVGVVGLKEHFEDIELLRKELPPSVYLWVNAYKRLENYYTAPEIQHLSAIDPFFPLNNQYHPSLGHTCRTGSSVISVDGDGTIRRCHFVAQLLGNLYSVDFERVLKERLCPNATCGCHIGYVHLDDLKLYGVFGEGVLERIPVSRAEKPSGLGLKKTGLIP from the coding sequence ATGAAACTCTCAATTTTATACCGAGGGCCGCTTTCAAGCTGTAACTATGGGTGCGAGTACTGTCCATTTGCCAAAGTTCGTGAAAGTACCGCTGAGCATCAGGCAGATGAACGCGCGCTCAACCGGTTTGTTACCTGGATGGCACGCCGGACATCTGACCAGCTTTCGGTCTTGTTCACCCCCTGGGGCGAAGCACTCACCCACAAACGGTATCAATCAGCGTTCATTCAACTGAGTCATCTACCTCACATTGAGAAAGTGGCAATTCAGACCAATCTTTCCTGTTCTCTCCAGTGGATCAAACATTGTGACGTAACCCGACTCGGTGTTTGGGCCACGTTCCATCCGTCAGAAGTCTCACGTGCCCGGTTTGTAGCAAAATGTTGGGAACTCGAAAAGCATCGGGTTCGATTCAGCGTCGGTGTGGTTGGGCTCAAAGAACATTTCGAGGACATCGAATTGCTCCGGAAGGAATTACCTCCCTCAGTCTATTTGTGGGTGAATGCGTACAAGCGGCTGGAAAACTACTACACGGCTCCTGAAATACAACACCTGTCTGCGATTGACCCGTTCTTTCCCTTGAATAATCAGTACCATCCAAGTTTAGGACACACGTGCCGGACAGGAAGCTCTGTTATTTCGGTTGATGGCGACGGTACCATTCGGCGCTGTCATTTTGTAGCTCAACTACTTGGGAATCTCTATTCGGTTGATTTTGAAAGGGTACTGAAAGAACGCCTGTGTCCAAATGCAACCTGTGGGTGCCACATCGGCTATGTTCACCTGGACGATTTAAAACTTTATGGAGTGTTTGGGGAGGGAGTGTTGGAACGAATTCCTGTTTCGAGAGCTGAAAAACCCTCGGGCTTAGGGCTGAAGAAAACAGGTTTAATACCCTAA
- a CDS encoding STM4012 family radical SAM protein: MTSISSLLEQIPYEAYSYSYPHKTAYRPLDPPVSLREIWAGENRRALFLYIHIPFCEMRCGFCNLFTTANPSSEVPHTYLSTLNRQAIQVQHALGPASFARLAFGGGTPTYLNLTELETLFDLVETIFGVDPHQIPTSIETSPLTAETAKLQFLRNRGVDRISLGIQSFVESEVAAVGRRQKNTDVFQAIDRISHTGFPTRNLDLIYGLPGQTVQSWLFSLQTALRFSPEELYLYPLYVRSLTGLGRKEQQWNDIRLTCYREGRDLLLSAGYQQCSMRMFRAPGAPKETGPVYCCQEDGMVGLGCGARSYTQTVHYSNQYAVDALAIRSILAEYVQQPDSTFAQATYGIRLTAEDQRRRFVIQSLLQTSGLEVETYRNRFGSNVFEELPELKLLLESGLAFQNTGTIQLSADGLERSDLIGPWLYSRTVKTLIKTAHRR, encoded by the coding sequence ATGACTTCTATATCATCTCTTTTGGAACAAATACCTTACGAAGCATATTCCTATTCCTATCCGCACAAGACAGCGTATCGTCCGCTTGATCCACCGGTATCACTTCGGGAAATTTGGGCAGGTGAAAACCGGCGTGCGCTCTTCCTGTACATTCATATTCCGTTTTGTGAAATGCGCTGTGGATTCTGTAATTTGTTTACCACGGCCAATCCCAGTTCTGAAGTACCCCACACGTATCTGAGCACACTCAACCGGCAGGCAATTCAGGTTCAGCATGCCCTCGGTCCAGCCAGCTTTGCCCGCCTGGCGTTTGGTGGTGGAACCCCAACTTATTTGAATTTGACAGAATTGGAAACCCTGTTTGATCTGGTGGAAACGATCTTTGGAGTTGATCCCCATCAGATTCCGACTTCGATTGAAACTTCGCCACTGACGGCTGAAACGGCCAAACTTCAATTCTTGCGGAATCGAGGCGTGGACCGCATTAGTCTTGGAATCCAAAGCTTTGTCGAATCAGAAGTTGCGGCTGTTGGCCGTCGTCAGAAAAATACTGACGTTTTTCAGGCCATTGACCGAATCAGCCACACTGGTTTTCCAACTCGAAATCTGGACCTGATCTATGGATTACCAGGACAGACGGTCCAAAGCTGGTTGTTTTCGCTCCAGACAGCTTTGCGGTTTTCGCCTGAGGAACTCTACCTGTATCCACTCTATGTGAGGTCATTGACTGGACTTGGCCGAAAAGAACAGCAGTGGAACGATATTCGGCTTACCTGCTATCGTGAAGGCCGGGACCTGTTGCTCAGCGCCGGCTATCAACAATGTTCCATGCGGATGTTTCGTGCGCCAGGTGCGCCGAAAGAAACCGGGCCAGTGTATTGCTGTCAGGAAGATGGAATGGTGGGGCTGGGATGCGGCGCACGCTCATACACCCAAACGGTTCACTACTCAAATCAATATGCCGTTGATGCCCTGGCCATCCGCTCAATCCTGGCTGAGTACGTTCAACAACCTGACTCGACATTTGCCCAGGCAACATATGGCATCCGGCTTACCGCTGAAGACCAGCGCCGTCGGTTTGTGATTCAATCATTGCTTCAAACCAGTGGCCTGGAAGTTGAAACATATCGCAACCGCTTTGGCTCCAATGTGTTTGAAGAACTTCCAGAACTCAAATTGCTGCTTGAATCAGGGCTGGCTTTTCAAAACACTGGAACGATACAACTTTCTGCGGATGGCCTGGAACGGTCAGATCTTATTGGCCCCTGGCTTTATTCACGGACTGTCAAAACGCTTATCAAGACTGCACACCGCCGATGA